A window of Eucalyptus grandis isolate ANBG69807.140 chromosome 4, ASM1654582v1, whole genome shotgun sequence genomic DNA:
ACACGAGTTATCCTAAACAATAGGTGGATCTAAATGATAGCCTAAGAATCTTGCCTACCGCGGAACAGGCTCAGCATAACCACTATCAGTTGCAGATGACGACGACGTTATCTTATTATTAGACTGGTCCACTTTGCTGGTGGATAGATCTGAGTTCGGAACAGAGGGTGCCGGTTTGTTCTTCTTGCTTGAGAAGAAGAATGTAGGTCTTTGAGGCACCGGGATGTTAATAGACTCGCTGTTTAACATGAGAACGACCGAATCCATGGTAGGTCGGTCTTCCGTGTCGTCTTGCACACAGAGCAAGCCAATGTGCATGCATCTGATCACTTCGTTCACTGAGTAAGCATTACTCAAAACTGGGTCCGCTATTTCCGACGACGTTCTGTTGCTCCAGTGCTTCCAAACCTAAAGGAttagttaattttagttaatttcgTTTGAATTACTGCTGCACTTCTAATAAAAGTGACGTTAGCCAACAAAACAGTGCAGTATTAAGATACTCACATAGCCTAGTAGGCCCTCGTCGCAGTATAATGCGGAGAATTGGCTGTTCTTTTTGCCAGTGATAATCTCTAGCATTAGCACACCGTAGCTGAAGACATCAGATTTTACTGAGAAGTGTCCAAACATCAGATACTCTGGAGACATGTAGCCACTGCATTGAGCACCATGTGTTGACATAGAAATGAGAGGATAAGATAGAAATTTTCGCTATGGATATAAAATGCTTGAACAAATTAGCACAAAGGCCCCAAGTTCAATGCTAATGGCAcactcttcttttttaataacaaGACAGATTAGCAGATGTTGAACTTACTATGTTCCAACAATCCTATTTGTGCTTGCTTGAGTCTGATCATTGCCGAAGATTCGGGCCAAACCAAAATCTGAGATTTTTGGGTTCATGTCAGCATCTAGTAGAATGTTGCTGGCTTTGAGATCACGATGAATAATTCGAAGCCGAGAATCTTCATGAAGGTATAGCAATCCACGCGCCACCCCTACCATAACCTTGTAACGTGTTGACCAATCCAATTGTCCACTGAGCTCAGGATCTGTACATTAGTCAAAATAATCTGTAAGTTACATCAACTGGTATTTGCATAATGCTCTTGCCAGATCATCACACCGAGTTGCTTTCGTCAACTTTTGatcaatattctcattatgatgtgattcattgcttTCCGTATCTACTTATTAAATAATGTTCAATCTTTAAAGTTGCATTCGTCGATGTAGAAACAAAATGATGAAGAAAACTAAGCAAAATAACAACAGGTTTTTTGCTTGCATTACATCGTCCTGCTATCACTAATATCTATGGTTTTTCATTTAGCCAGACTCATATTTGCTTCTCATTTTCTCTGAGTGAAACATATCATTGAGACTGAAATGATGGTGTGTTAACTTGGTGAAAAGGAGATAAAAGAGAGGCAAACCAAATAGCAAGCGATCAAGGCTCCCATTGGGCACGTATTCATAGACTAGTATTGTTTCATCTCTTTCCATGGAGAATCCCAGTAGCCTCACTAGGTTTCTGTGCTGAAGCTTGGCTACTAATTCAACCTCGGTCTTAAATTCTTCGACTCCTTGTCCAGAGCTCCTAGATAGACGCTTTGCTGCAATTTCTTGACCATTGGGTAGTGTACCCTGATAACAGAAGacataaaaactccaaatttgcCCAAAACAGATGCCTCTTATTGTtgcttcatttttattatatttgcaCTCTTACTAATATGAGATTAGAAGGACATAATCTTGGAGTTTTTCCTATCTAACTTACGTGGAGGAGAAAAATGCTCCAGAGCTTTGAGAAGCTTCATTGTAAACCACAATATCATACTACATTATGATTATATATCAAAATTAGCAAGCATCATCTTCTTGATAAGTCAAAAGCTGAATGATCAGATTGAACATCTTAATTACCTTGTAAACCGGACCAAATCCTCCTTCCCCTAACTTGTTGTTGTTCGAGAAGTTATCTGTGGCAGCTTCTATCGTTTGCAGATCGAATTGCAGGGAATGGAGTCCAGAAATTTGCCTCCTAACTGGCAGTTAAATAATTCAGATATCTTTAGACTCTGGTGAAACAGAATCGATAAAATTGTATGCATGCAATAGCAGTATTTCGTCGAGTTACCAATCTGATCTTCTTTTATACCACTTTTGCTCTCCCTTCTTgggattctttttcttcctcgtaGTATATGCCACACTATCATGTAAAAAAGTAGCGCTACTCCTGTGGCTGCGGCAAGGACTGCAGCATATATTTTCCACTTAAAGTGCACTTTCCCTGCATTTGTTGTCGGAGTTAATAGTTTCATTTACATACATGGAAGTATGGCTCGTTCTAGTCATGACAACTTCATGTTCCAGCACACACACGAGACAAGATATGCCCCGACTCCATTCAAAAGCTGTGGCAGAAAGTTGAATTGACCGTACTTAAATGAAACGTGTGTTGAGTAATCCAACTGCAAAGATTTCAACTGTAAcagaattgaaaaaataaaaaataaaatcttttgCTGGCTGAGAAACTCTAATAACTCCTTGAAGAGCAAAGAAACAGCTTAAGCGGACAACACAAATTCTGTTGTAATCTTTGAAGTAGTAAGAAGCATGATGATGAActtttcaaaaatcaactaTTAGGTTCTACCTTACCTTTTGAGCTGCTCCAGTAAAACGGGTAAATCTCAAACCTGACAAAGCAACTAGGAAGCAAAACTCGGCCTCCAATTTTCCCCTCTTGGAGGCTTAAGAGGCTAGATGTGGCGTTGCGAAGGCACTCCGAACAATCGTTATTGGAAAGGTAAGGCACACACTGTGCGAACGTGTACAACGTTTTCTCCTGACTAAACTTGGCGTGACCATGGCCATACATCCTAGGAGGATGCCGAGCAGCCTCTCTAGCCGCGTGATCCGTAGTGACATTCAGTACCTTCATGAATTCATCAGGCTGGTCTATGTTCTCTTCATTGTATCCAAACAACCGAGGTTCCAGCTCGACCTTCCTGGTAAAATTCATGTCGGAGTAGCGCAACATGCACTGATCGTACCACAGGAAGGAGACTTTTGTCATCCGGCATAGCTGGGTTATTCGAATTCTCGCGTTCCTGACGCAATTCGCACACTCTTTCTTGGAGACATCGCCTCTGCACATAAAGCTGCCGTAGACGGCGTTGCTCGAGCTGGCTTTGCTTGAAGTGAAGTTGAACCCGTTATCAGGGTTGGCGCCCGCGTCTCTGACGAGATCATCGAGAACGCGATTGAGGTTGGCGTGATAGGTGCTATTGGGGGTGAAGGTGCTTGAGTTTAAGCAGTAATGGCCGTTCAAGCTGTTCAAGGTGAGGGTGAATTCAGCAGCTTTGATGGTGAAAAAGCTGAGCATGAAAGGAAGTAGGAAACGTATCATCCgcatccttctctctctctctctctctctctctctctctctctctctcttgctgtgTGCGCGTGGTTTATGATGAGTAAGTGGGATTTGCTCTTTCCATTCAACCGTGAGGCCACAGCATGGACTGCTAAATATGGTGAAGGACTACAAGCCTACGTGACTGCCGACATCATCCACTGTCAACCCCGgctttcaaaagataaaaagaaattagcGTGTTTGTGGAGGACGGCAACACATGGGATTTGTCGTTTTTGCTTATTCCTTTCCCAAGAGCTTGGTTTCTTGAAAGCCGTCGTCGTTGCAATAAAATCAATGATATTACCAGTTTGCTTTAAATTTTGGGTGGCGTGTATCACAAAAAGATTTCTAGTTACCACTGATGTTGATGCCACTTGAGTCTCTCTTTCTAAAACCACGTTGAACCAACTATTTGCTAGTCCCATAGTACAAAGGCTCTATTTCCCGTCATTCAAACTTTATCCAGAATCTCAGTTTCTAATTTCGCAAGATCCGATGGCACTAACTCTAATATCTCTTTACCCACCACCATCCACTGCCGCAGACAATCGCCCCACCATTCTCTCActgccactctctctctctgaccaCCATGGTCTGTAGTCTTGATCCGTCTCGCGACCTCCATTTTGTTAGGAGTATGGTTCATGCTCCCATCGATAAGAAGGCACAGAAATTGCGTTCCTTGATGAGCGGGTGAGGGTCCAGTGGTCGCGGAGGTAGTGTCCCTAAGCTGTGCTGGAAGGCTCTTATAATTTAAATCCATATTTTATTGGTAATTTAAGTTTTGGCCTATGAATAGCTACTAGGCATATATAACATTTTTCTCTTGTAAATTAAGAGTTATAATAGAGAGGTGAGGTATTAATCATAGTGGAATGGTTAGTTGGACGTAACCTTAATTTAAGGGTGGATTGGGATAAAAATCTCGCgtctatatttctttttcttgttttgattttctatttctttgtgaTTGTGCGTCAAATCTTGATACATCTAAGGTTGCAAGTTGCCATAGACGACCTCAACCTAAGGTTGTCCACATCCACAGGCCTATTACCTCAATTTGTGGTGGTCCAAGCCCATGAGAAGGCATGTGGATTGAGGTCGCTAATACCTTGGCAACCTTGATTGATCATGAGAGGAAGGGAGGGTGGAAGCACGGGAGATCATTGGTGGATGACAACGAGCGAGGTGGATATTCATCGGGGTACCGTGGAGCTTGATTTAGGATTTGGGTAATTGGATTTTAAGTTGTTTTGGAAGTTTTGCCTAGgtgagaaatttaaaatttctctaGGGCCATTTGGGAAGGAGAATGTGGATATTGTCCTCAGAGTTATGATG
This region includes:
- the LOC104441135 gene encoding cysteine-rich receptor-like protein kinase 25, producing MRMIRFLLPFMLSFFTIKAAEFTLTLNSLNGHYCLNSSTFTPNSTYHANLNRVLDDLVRDAGANPDNGFNFTSSKASSSNAVYGSFMCRGDVSKKECANCVRNARIRITQLCRMTKVSFLWYDQCMLRYSDMNFTRKVELEPRLFGYNEENIDQPDEFMKVLNVTTDHAAREAARHPPRMYGHGHAKFSQEKTLYTFAQCVPYLSNNDCSECLRNATSSLLSLQEGKIGGRVLLPSCFVRFEIYPFYWSSSKGKVHFKWKIYAAVLAAATGVALLFYMIVWHILRGRKRIPRRESKSGIKEDQIVRRQISGLHSLQFDLQTIEAATDNFSNNNKLGEGGFGPVYKGTLPNGQEIAAKRLSRSSGQGVEEFKTEVELVAKLQHRNLVRLLGFSMERDETILVYEYVPNGSLDRLLFDPELSGQLDWSTRYKVMVGVARGLLYLHEDSRLRIIHRDLKASNILLDADMNPKISDFGLARIFGNDQTQASTNRIVGTYGYMSPEYLMFGHFSVKSDVFSYGVLMLEIITGKKNSQFSALYCDEGLLGYVWKHWSNRTSSEIADPVLSNAYSVNEVIRCMHIGLLCVQDDTEDRPTMDSVVLMLNSESINIPVPQRPTFFFSSKKNKPAPSVPNSDLSTSKVDQSNNKITSSSSATDSGYAEPVPR